The DNA region GCTGGGCGGCGTCCTGGCACACACCGGTCTTCCCCTCGGGCGGCCCGATGGTGCCGGGCCTGCGAGTGCAGAGCCTGACGTTCGTACGGGGCGGACTCGAACTCCGCGTGCACCGCGTACTGGGCGCGCCCGCGGGTGCGCGCGTACGCCTGACGGGCTGGGCGACGGGCGAGCCGGAGCCGGAAGCGGGACCGTGGTCGGAGCCGGTCCCGGGGCGTCAACACCGTGCTCTCCACGACCGGTTGGAGCCCTGCGCCCTGAACGGCTTGCACGGCTTGCACGGCTGGGACGACGCCTCCCCGACGCTGCTACGCGCCCCGCAGGGCACCGCCTTCACCCGCTGGGCCCAGCTCCCCGCCCTCCAGGGCCCGGCGGAGGGCACCGCGCTCTTCGTAGCCGTGGCGGCCCTCGCCCCCGGCGGTACGCCCCAGGCGCCCCCGGCTCCCCTTCCCGAGTCCGCCCGCCTGCTCTCCGCCGACACCGCCTCGGCCCAGGTGCTGTGGACGGCGGACGACACCGTCACCCATGTCGCGTTCACCGCGAACTCGGCCGAGGTCACCACGTAGCACCGCGTACGCCCGTGCCGACTGCGGCTTGGCCCCGCCCGCCCTCCGCGGAAGGCCGACCGCCCGGCCCCGAACGCCCGGGCGTCAGCCGCCCACGACGCCCTACGCGTCCTCGTCCTGGCCTCCGTCACGCCGCGGAGCGTCCCCCCACCGGGGATCGTTGTCCCACGCCTCGTTCCGCTTGTGCACGGTCTCGATCGCGCGGGCGGCCTCGGCCTGGGTGGCGTACGGCCCGAGGCGGTTCTTGGCCGGGCACTCCGGGCCCTCCTCGACCTTGCCGTGCTTGACGCAGTAGTACCACTCGCCCGGTTTGCCGGACCCGGTGCGTTTGAAGAGAGCCATACGGTCATGCTCCCCCCTGAGCCCCGCTCGTACCACAGTTAGACTCGCGCACATGTCTGGCCAGTCATTGCTCACTCCCGGTGAACTCTCCCCGCACCGGGCGGTCCCCGCTTCGATCCCGCGTCCCGAATACGTCGGCAAGGACGCTCCCGCTCCGTACGCAGGGCCCGAGGTGCAGGACGGCGAGACCATCGAGAAGATGCGCGTGGCGGGCTCCATCGCGGCCCGTGCCATGGAGGAGGCGGCCAAGCACATCGCCCCGGGCGTCACCACGGACAAGCTCGACGAGGTCGCCCACGCGTTCATGTGCGACCACGGCGCCTACCCGTCGACCCTCGGCTACCGCCGCTTCCCCAAGTCCCTTTGCACATCCGTCAACGAGGTCATCTGCCACGGCATCCCGGACTCCACGGTCCTGCGCGACGGCGACATCGTGAACCTCGACGTGACCGCCTACATCGACGGCGTACACGGCGACAACAACGCCACCTATCTGTGCGGCGACGTCGACGAGGAGTCCGCGCTGCTGGTCGAACGCACCCGCGAAGCGCTCAACCGCGCCGTCAAGGCCGTACGGCCGGGCCGCCAGATCAACATCATCGGCCGCGTCATCGAGTCGTACGCCAAGCGCTTCGGCTACGGGGTGGTGCGTGACTTCACCGGCCACGGCATCAACACCTCGTTCCACTCGGGCCTGATCATCCCGCACTACGACGACGCCAGGGCGACCACCGTGATGCGGCCCGGCATGACCTTCACCATCGAGCCGATGCTGACGCTCGGAACATACGAGTGGGACATGTGGGACGACGGCTGGACGGTCGTCACCAAGGACCGGCGGCGCAGCGCGCAGTTCGAGCACACGCTCGCGGTCACGGACTCCGGCGCGGACATCCTCACGCTGCCCTGAGCGACAAGACCCGGCCACCGTCCGTCTGCCGCACGGCGGCCAGGCCACGGTGGCCGGTCGCGTTGGCAGCCCCTCGCGTTGCCGCCCGTCTCCCGCCGGTTCCCCGCCGGTTCCCGCTCCGTGGTTTTCCCGACAGGCTGTCGGTAAAGAATGGCGTCATGACCTCACGGCCGGCGGCGCATCTGCCCTTCTCCACTCTCATCCGGGACGCCACGAAGGCGCAGCACACCCGGGCGGAGAGTTCGACGTTCATGAGCGACATGCTCGGCGGCAGCCTCGGCAGGGAGGCGTACACGCGCTACACCGAGCAACTGTGGTTCGTCTACCGGGCGTTGGAGGAGGCGGCGGACAAGCTCTTCGACGACCCGGTCGCCGGCCCCTTCGTACGGCGGGAGCTCTTCC from Streptomyces marispadix includes:
- the map gene encoding type I methionyl aminopeptidase; its protein translation is MSGQSLLTPGELSPHRAVPASIPRPEYVGKDAPAPYAGPEVQDGETIEKMRVAGSIAARAMEEAAKHIAPGVTTDKLDEVAHAFMCDHGAYPSTLGYRRFPKSLCTSVNEVICHGIPDSTVLRDGDIVNLDVTAYIDGVHGDNNATYLCGDVDEESALLVERTREALNRAVKAVRPGRQINIIGRVIESYAKRFGYGVVRDFTGHGINTSFHSGLIIPHYDDARATTVMRPGMTFTIEPMLTLGTYEWDMWDDGWTVVTKDRRRSAQFEHTLAVTDSGADILTLP